A segment of the Carya illinoinensis cultivar Pawnee chromosome 1, C.illinoinensisPawnee_v1, whole genome shotgun sequence genome:
ACCAAAACTACATGAGATCCTAATTATTAAGTGGTTGCAATCTTTGTGTTTATCCAAGCATATATAGACGtttcttcattctatataaggTTTGTAAAACCCGGAAAAACATATGCTTTTAATTTGTTCATAAGTGCATCCTGATTTATAGTATAAgcctttaaatattaattaatttgatacaaaggcattaaaaaattattggaatATTGAAAATGACCTCAAATTAATAAATACATTGGCTTTCTACATCACAGAGTTGTACTTGGCCATTTCTAAActtaaatgaaattaagcttagCAATTGTACTGCCATAGAGTCAAAGGGACTCCCTATCAAACTCATGGACATAACTCTTCTCACTACTCCAAAAGAAGCACCGCTCTTCAGCTACTCCAACCAGAAGGTCAGCAATGTTCTGCAGGCAGCAATAGACATGCAAAGCAACAATCAGCCCCAGAATAGCCACACATCAACAAGCCGATCATCGGATTCCAGCGAGCTGCCTAGTGCATCAGGTAAATGGGCCTCAAGGCTCCTAAAGGAGTGTGCAAGAGCGATATCCGACAAGGATTCTGGCAAAATCCACCATCTTCTATGGATGTTGAACGAGCTTGCTTCACCTTATGGAGATTGTGATCAGAAATTAGCATCTTATTTCCTGCAAGCTCTATTTTGTAAGGCGATGGGGTCCGGCCAACGATGCTTCAAAACCTTGAATGCAGTGGCTGAGAAGAGCCACTCCTTCGATTCAGCTCGGAAATTGATACTAAAGTTCCAGGAGGTAAGCCCATGGATGACTTTTGGTCATGTAGCTTCAAACGGTGCTATTTTGGAGGCATTAGAGGGGGATACCAAGCTTCACATAATTGATATAAGCAACACCCTTTGCACCCAATGGCCTACTTTGCTAGAAGCTTTGGCAACAAGAAATGATGAAACCCCGCATCTAAAGCTCACTGTTGTGGTAACGGCTAGCACAGTGAGGTCAGTCATGAAGGAAATAGGCCAAAGAATGGAGAAGTTTGCAAGATTAATGGGAGTACCCTTTGAGTTTAATGTAATAAGTGGATTGAATCATTTGGGGGAGCTCACAAAAGAGGGACTAGGTGTTCAAGAGGATGAGGCTATTGCTGTGAATTGCATAGGGGCCCTAAGAAGAGTGGAAGTGGAGGAGAGGGGAGCTGTGATTCGGATGTTCCAATCACTTAAGCCTCGAGTTGTAACCATTGTTGAGGAAGAAGCTGACCTTTC
Coding sequences within it:
- the LOC122313671 gene encoding protein SHORT-ROOT-like, translating into MDITLLTTPKEAPLFSYSNQKVSNVLQAAIDMQSNNQPQNSHTSTSRSSDSSELPSASGKWASRLLKECARAISDKDSGKIHHLLWMLNELASPYGDCDQKLASYFLQALFCKAMGSGQRCFKTLNAVAEKSHSFDSARKLILKFQEVSPWMTFGHVASNGAILEALEGDTKLHIIDISNTLCTQWPTLLEALATRNDETPHLKLTVVVTASTVRSVMKEIGQRMEKFARLMGVPFEFNVISGLNHLGELTKEGLGVQEDEAIAVNCIGALRRVEVEERGAVIRMFQSLKPRVVTIVEEEADLSSSRDDFVKCFEECLRFYTLYFEMLEESFVPTSNDRLMLERECSRSIVRVLACDDENSPEGECEKRERGSQWSERLKEAFSPVGFSDDCVDDVKALLKRYRAGWALALPQGDHHESGIYLTWKEEPVVWASAWKP